gtgttttacagttattatgcatatttttcagtatgtttggggtattttaatcatggttaaacgtcggtttaatgttggttcgggttggtacgaagccatggttaaaaatcaagttattgtctctaatcgtctcgtttttggttctattgttaagtttttttttttgtcaagttaagatttattgcatgtgtcacatattagtagtaagtcgtagcaagcctgggaacgatccaactcatccggtaaaaataaggttataattatattacgtgcataaaattataaaatgtttatttttgagatatatgctatatgtcttgtggccaccttacgtttatgggtttggaagtcggtaggcgcaaccgaggacctctccgcccggtgacttacgaccggtttatgattatgtatgggtacggacatccagtccaagggctgtgattgatctctaccgcccagtatactgtggtttagtctgatcaggcgcttacgctatgttatgggccacttgcttagaaacattatctctaccaaaaaaattatgatatgttatgacatagctctattgagcaaagcttttacgtatgaattttcagatatgcacgtagttataattattcatgatacgattttcacaatACGctctacgatactttatttttatgatgcatgcgattttatgatatatttacttgttattcacgatatatacatgttgagtctttagactcactagacttgattgttgtaggtattgatgaggtcgggaccgcggacggagaccaatgagcgatcttgggacagcagtagtaatcccgaggacctcatgatttaatttatgcaccttttattattcaaactcagttttaatacgttggattatttttaagttgatgtttacatttaattatttttaaattgtaggttgaaaacaatatttgcttccgctgttattttaaagttaaaaattatttacatgtttattttaattaaatgagacaagataattatttatttagaaaaattttaattattccgcaaaattatgaaaatgaaatacgggccttgacatcattggtctagcaatcatttgcagacgtttaatcaatgattcagtcaatccattctgtgtatgtacatgagcaacatgatgctcaacaaaaattcccatagacatacaataatcattgaaagtttgggaagtaaattcactagcattatcaagtctaattttcttgattgtataataaggaaattgattcctcaattttattatttgagcaagtaatcttgcaaatgcaacatttcgagttgacaataaacatacatgtgatcatctgctggaggcatcaatcaataccataaagtatctgaatggtccacatggtggatggattggtccacaaatatcaccctgaatacgttcaagaaacattggtgattcagtttggattttggctggtgatggtcttataataagttttccaagagaacatgttttacattgaaacttattattctgaaagatcttctggtctttcagcggatgaccatgtgtattttctataattctttgcatcattgttgaaccaggatgtcataatcgatcatgccaattggttaatattgaagaattatcaactaccatgtttgattcaatgggacttatatgtgtataatgcaatccagtagggagcattggtagtttttcaatcacatatttctttcctgatttatatgtgataagacacatatacttctcattcccttcattcattgtttgagtatcataaccatgagaatatatatcattaaaactcaacaaatttcttttcgattgtggtgaatataaagcatcattgatcaaaaattttgtaccattagataacaaaaattgtgctttaccacatcctttaatcaagtctacaggacctgatattgtattcaccgttgtttttgttggttttaagtccaagaaatatcttttatctcggagaatagtgtgtgttgtaccactatcgggtatgcaaacttcagctttgctcatagcattttccatatttgaacttcaaaaaaaatatgcaatgaaataaaattactgacaatacatatgtaaatataacacatatcataattgtacaataaaacattattatatgaatacatgaaaaataaattattgtacatttatattctaccattatattgttcattttcagagaaatcattgagaaaatctgtagcatcaatattgttcatttctatcccaccaacatattaatcatttccagagaaatcattcataaaatcagcagcatcaaaatAAGTTGAATCACTCGAACGGTCActtcgttcagtgaagttggtctctttttctttcccctttatcgattctttatagagtttgcaaaggtgttcaggggctcgacaaatacgagaccaatgtcttggagtgccgcatctgaaacaagaactttcaaatcttttcgagtgattttcattaacactcatgttctcatgattctttttctgtggatggttcgtgacgcccttttgagatgagttataaaaataactatctctattgttttcaaaaccacgacctcgaccacgaccacgaccaattcaacgtccacgtccacgacctcgaccaaaaccttgtctctggatttgattttggtttccaggtttaaattcatttttactcatagcatttacttctggaaatgctgttgatccagtgggtcgggactgatgatttctcattaatagctcattgttcttttccaccacaagaagacaggggatgagttcagaatatctcgcaaatccacgcactctatattgttgttgtaaagttatatttgatgcgtgaaacgtgaaaaatgtttttttaagcatttccgattctgtaacctcatACATAGCTGAATTATAATCAccgactttcttaaaatcttggaatcttaacatattccatttatcacgggcggtcggaagtataacttcccttatatgttcaaatctttctttcaatcctttccacagagccatgagatttttttcgatgagatattcacattttaaaccttcatcgagatgtcgacgcaaaaatattatagcttttgctttttcttgtgatgaagatataccattttctttaatggtctcgcttagacccaatgactcaagatgcatttctatatcgagagtccatggcatataattttttcccgtgatgtcgagcgcaacaaattcgagctttgtcaaatttgacatggtggtactaaaaaattacgatgcattttattagctaatgaatattgcaatacaaagtaatggataaacaacaagtacaagcatttgtaaaaataaagaaaacacgagtaggatattctccgataaataaaagactcgtgagtatgataacaaaaataattaaaaataaccttgagaaagccatcttcttttttcttcgaaaatttgatgaagaataatttttagagaataggagaaagttggagtgattgaaagagtttgtgagatcatatttatagggcaaaaactagccgttttgttaccgtttatgaccgttggtgtacaaaaaaataaatgtatgtatttgtataattttatggtaataatatggtgtatataatattagtcatgtttaaataattatgtatatcatatcacattattataatgaagtgtcataagttattttatttaaaaaccttataggttTTTATACTTATCGTATctcttaccgggagtgtgggatgtcgtcttgacattctcccaggatttataacaagtttttgaaaaatttattttactgttatttatttattgtgtatatatttaatatataatataatgttattatttgataatgtgttgtgaaaaattaaaataaatattattacttttgttacttttttcttctgtttggatcttggaaaagtatggaagacttttagagcttcgtgctgataacgagttgtgaaaaagtaaaaatttatggtaaaaagtaaaaatctcaaactctcaaaatttaccaaaatacacactttataatatttttctctttactcaattgtatcaaatctttacaaatggagacctatttataggatttctttggaaaacaatccaaaaacaatttcatcattatatacatcatcatacactaattttacctaattttcaacattcaacacctaattttacctaattttcaacattcaacattataattttcaacacaaatatttttcatattttcaacactTGCAACTTAAATTTGTTAAACTGTAGAACAATCGAAACACCGCATTTCATTCGCCATGCTACCAATACACCGTACAAACAGAGTGGGGCAGTGATTGATCCCAACATAAtgacttaaatttaaaataatttaatattttgtaaatcAACCAAACATCAGATACTACAGGAAGAGTTTCATTATGAGAAATCAAAACGCTGAAGAGCTTTACAATATCAGATCATTATCATCTGGTCTTCTATAATTTCCTGAATTATAAGCAAATAACAAATATCGAGAGAACCAATCAAAAggtaaaaggaaaaaaaactgGACTGGATATCCGGATAATCATCAAATGACTTAGCAGGAGGTCCCTATTTCAACTCTGAAGCTATCATATAGGCTCGCAGTTTACATGCAAAGTTGGGCCAATCAAACACAACAGATGGTACTGGCGTCCTAATCAAGCTGCACCACAACTGACTTCTGCATGCTTCATCATGCCAAACTAGATTAATAGCCAGATGACACAAGAACATTGTGTTCCTTTAAGCGTTTTTGGAAAAGAGCCAAACGATTCTGTAACTGTAAGATACCCGCAGCTTTCTGGGATAGGATTGTGTTTAATTTGGAGATATAGTCATCCAGTTGATTTCCTGGTTGATCTGCCTCAACCAATAGATTCATCTCCTGAAAAGATCAGATATGCGAACAGTAACTGTGAAGAAGGAAAAATATAGGTTGATTCAAGATCCCCTAGCAAGGCAGGGGATGAAAATGAAAAAGAGAAATGGTAAATGCATCTACTGACTATAACAGACCTCTCTAACAAGATCCATTGTTTCCTCCACTTGTCTCCTGTGAGCACTGACAAGATCTTCCTCTTCCTAAAAGAATTTCACAGCATGTTGTTACTATCAACATTTAAATTAGATAAAATTTAGTTaaagcaaatttttttttaaaccttcaATAGAGCATCTAGATCATCATCTGAATTTGAAAACGTCATTTCTGATTTAGGTGGCTCCTTCCATTTCACCGGCTCATTAGCTCTCTTTGTTTTATCGTCTGAAGTTGAGAACTTGAGTAACTCAGCTTTCGAGTTCTTCAATGATGGCTTCTCTTGCTCGTAGAAATCTTCTTCATATTCATCCTTTTCAGTTTGTTCAAGCCATGAATTGCCTGCTTCATCTTCAAAAGTTGATGTTGGTGGCATTATTGAAGACAAAGGCTGTGTTGTTGACTCCTTCATATTCGTAGTTGAAGATAAAACATCTCTTTTGGAGTTGCCTTTTGAAAGGCTCTTCACCCTAAAATCAAACAAAAGGCATGGTAAGACCCTAAAAAGGAAGAAATGTTTGTCCCAAAATCAAATGTTAGCACATAAAAGATTTCAACCTGTCTGCATATCGTAACGTATTCAATGTATGTTCACATGATCCTGAATTTGGTGAGATACAGGAAATCATTACAGTGCGAGAATTTCCAACAAATGAATCCCTTAAAACTTCAGTCAATTTACTGCCTCTAAATGGAATGTGGCCTTGATCATTATCAAGCGCTCTGATACACTCCTTCAATGCAAGCAAACTTTTGTTTATCTCAGCCCCTTCCATTCTGCACAATTCGAATTCAGAAAGAAGATAGGATAATAATTAGGAGAGAAAAAAAGCCAAGGGCGTGATTGGGTTTGTTTTCCCCCATCTCCCTCAGCTCCAGAAAAAGACGCCAAAAGTTACACTCTTCTCCCGAAATATTTTCCTCCTCCAACATTTCCGAACATAATCATTAATTTTAGTTGAACTTTCACCACTCTCTAGAAAAACTTTATCATTCtactatattaaaatttaatcaattatattttttattttaaaaatatcgcatacaaaataaaaaaattgtatatctCCGACATCACATCACTCACCCAACATTTTTAATGTAACATAACATCTATACCAAAAATAAAATcttcagaaaataaaaacaaacataaATCACATTGGCcagtatatttttcaaaaaaaagaaaagaaaacataaaaaaaaaacaaataataaaCAACACATGAGGGTGGGGAGATCCACACGTTCATTATCTTTCTTGAGTGGCATGTGTGCCAAGTGCAAACATCATAATAAATCtaatcatttttaatattgTTAAAACGTAACTTATTTGACTGATTAAGAAGCAATTTATATATACCTGGTCTGCTTATCATTATCAGTAGTGTCTGCACCCCGCTCGCTTCCAGCAAGGTCAATGAAGGAGAGTTTGCCAACAGCCCGAGCAGGTTTGCTTTCACTGCCATCGGCTGACCTCTTAACAGTAAGCTGAAGAATGGCATGTGATCGAGATGATTCTTCATTTGCACCTGTGGTGCCTGTACTTCTTGTTGCATTTCCTCGCTCAATAAGTTCCTTGACTGTTTCGACATCTGATACTCGATACTCTTGCAAGCCAACAATACATACTTGTTGCTTCCCATCCTCTCTCATGCAAAGTTTTCTGCCATGAAAGATGTTGGAAGCATTATTGCAATGAAAGTGATGTATGGAAAAAGCTACTGGCTTAAATGAGAACCAACGAGACAGCTCTTTCTATCACTGAGCAGGTCAAAGAGTTTTCCTCCGTATATCTCAAAGAAACTGACAAATAGTTGAAAGCCTTGGTTCCTGTAAGTGTGATGCATGAGCCTCAAGATATCCCTTACTGCTTTGAGCGGCAGTGGTTTCATTGTATAAGTTTTGCCACTTCCTGATTGGTTTAGATGGTAGTTAAACAAAAGAATTCAGATGGGAGGAAGATACAAAAGGAAAAGAGAACAGTGTTTCTCCCTGCATGTTTAAGTGCTTCCATTGAAGGAATTTCAGTCATTGGATAAGACCTCAAGAAAGTTGAAACTAAAGTATCAATATTTACAATGCCGCTCTCAATAATCTACATCTTCCAGGATATGGTGAGAAATGAAAACTAGACTAACTACAGTTATCATGTTTACAAACCCATCTGTGATTTGATGCAAATCAATTACCTGTTTGCCCATAAGCAAAGCAAGTTGCTTTTGTACGTTGGAAAATGATAGGGACAATAGGCTCCACTGTTTCATGGTACACCTACACAAATcatatacaaaataaattaaaaatacaaaaatttaaaagaaaaaaattggtgAGCATTAAATTAAAGTCATCTCAGTATCAGGTCCAGTTCATGCCCTGGAGTCACCTCATCATTTGAAACTTCTTCATTCAGCACAGCATCAAAGACAAACTCATGTTTCTCCAAATACTCAGTCAAATCAACCTGCAGCACATTTAAATTCAGAACAGTAACTGTTTTAACGAAAGGGCTGATTCTATTAAGCTGAATAAACTCAGAACCAGgtcatttgatttttaacatAGAATCCTTATCTGGATGAATCTTTTCAAATAACACTAGTTGGTGTTCTAGAATTTCCTTGAAAACAAAACAGCAAATCAAACTGATAAGTCTACAATTGAATAAACGGTATTTTTCCTACATGAGTGACTAAAGATGATTAACTGAAATGTGGAAACTATTGGGCATAtgtagaaagaaaaaaatttcttgaataatttatatttaattaccTCAATCTTTGATCATAGCTTCAAAAGAGACATAACTCTAAACAAAAGTTTTACAGAAAGTGGAATAGCATCAcagaaatttaagaaaattataATCGAGGGATACAGAGATACCGACCTTAAGTTTTGTCTCATGGACCACAAGAGAATTTGAAAAGGTTTCTATAATATCCTCCTCATTCTTTGCCAATTCCTTTTTGTTAATTGGTCTTTTGCGGACCTGATCATTTAGGAGCAATTGTAAGGACAGCTAAGTCGAAAGTTGTATTCAGGCTTTGCTAACACAAAAAACTGAAAATTTGAGATATGGCAATTTTGAATAGAGTTGAACGTACTTACCACCACTTTGATCTTTGCAACACTGCTGGCCTTCAAATTATCAACTGCAAGGCTTTTCAGAACATTGATCTCCTGCAGGCCCCGAGTTTTGCCAGCTTGTTTGTTGTTTCCAAAATATGAATCTGCATCATCAAAGCTTCTTCCTCGTGATATATGATTCATTGAGGGGACATCGTAAAGACCAGGAACTGGCATCTTTCCACAGTGCCGCACCAAAACAGaggaaaaaaagaagagaatcaggcactgtgccaatgtCTATACAAAGTAAATCGCAatcagacaaaaaaaaaatcaggatcaaaatcaaattcaagagaCCAGAAGAAAACACCAACTATACATCAACTATACAGCTCAATTAATACTCAAACATGCTGATTGGAAGTTAGTTTTAAGGTAACGCAAGGGATATTAATTGATCCCAAACTGAAAATTAAGGGGACCCACGCCGGCCCCCAAAGACTAAAAGTGTAAAACTAAGATCAGAGAGCACAAAATTTGGCCATCAGACAGGAATGAAACGGTACAAAAGATTAGACCAATGTAAGCAGGATAAAACCAAATATCACAGTTCAACACCCAATCACATAATCCACAAACACATAGCAAGATTGAAGTTGGATATTGTAGCATCCAAAAGCAAATCTAAAATTCCTCCATAACATCCTAAAAAGCCAAATATCACAGTTCAACACCCAATCACATAATCCACAAACGCATAGCAAGATTGAAGTTGGACATTGTAGCATCCAAAAGCAAATCTAAAATTCCTCCATAACATCCTAAAAAGCAACAgcgaaaaacaaattttgactCCTCAAAGAAGAAGGTTACCTCCGAAAGCAACTCAGTATCGAAAGAATGCAGATCCAAGAGCCCTGGGCTATACTCATTCAACGAAACTGATTCCTCCCCATTCTTCCTCTGCCTCGGATTCCCCGGAGGCGTCAATGGCTCTGAAAGAAAATCACTTCCCCCGCCGTACGTTCTCTGCCACTGCACACTCCTATACATTCTCGAACCCTGATCCCCTCCATTGTAATACCCAAAATCCTAATTTTCGGATAAACAAAAGGAACCAACAAAATTATCTCAATAATAATCACGGGTTTTAGAGATTAGAATCACTTTGAGTAACTTTGCAAGTCACCTGAATTGGAGGAGGAACTGCATTGTTTGAGGACTGCAGGTGTTGCAGACCAGCTGATTGCAGCCATCGCCCATTCGAGGAAGTCTCGAGAAAGTTTTCGGAGTACTGGCGCAGATGGTGAGCCCCCGTTACACCCGATCTTTGCCTCCCCACAGCATTCATTATCTCTCCCAAGAACAAAAATGGAGGAAAAAGGAAACCCAACAATCTCTCCTCCTATCGAAAGCTTCGATCGATTGTGAAACTTCAGCCTTTTTCCTCACGCCAACAAATAAAAAATcgcaatttttttttcctattgTACAGTACGCAATGATTACAGACAACTGTGGGAGAATTTTTATGGAAGAATGAATTATTAAGACTGGGTAGAAGAAAAAGCTTTGAAATTCAACGGTTCAGATCCATTTAACTCTTTCATTCACTGTAAAAAAGTGGAAACTCACGCAAATTTACCGCAGAAAACAGAACAAATGGAGTTGATTCTAGGATGGGTTCCTTCCAgtagaaattttgaattttgaagaGGGTGGGGGTTGCACACGTGTGAAAGGGAGTGGCACGTATGAAAATGAGTTCGCAGAGTTTTTGAATTAAAGGGGCCCGATTTGTTTTTGCATTAAATTTTctgtgagctattcgaaactcgattcgataaaagttCGTTTAAGTTCGTTTAAttaggctcgttaagataaacaaaccaaactcaagctttacagtatttggctcgttagctcgtgaacgtgttcgttggtaagttcatgagtaatcttttagatgaaaaaataatagttttgatatttgatttattgattttgcatattatttatgaaatatatagaaaaatctattaaatttatttattataataaatttacaaattttaataagaataatatatttttctttaaatatataatttattttttaattaatttaataaaaatttaaatgtataattcatttttatgaaGCTTGTTTaagctcgataaaggcttgaataagctcgtgagccatgcatatattcgttaaataaagctcgagctcggctcgattataaacgaaccaagctcaaacattcaagagttcgactcgactcgattacGTCTCTACATGTAGACTTGGCCACAAACCCGGTTCGGATTGGAAAAATCCCAACTCTTAACCGCTTTGTCAATCATCGCTCATTGTTCGGTCACAAAACTGATGGTTCGGATCTAGTtccatcttttaattttttataaaaaaaattaaaaaaacttgcacagttaaacttataaaaaaaatatatcaaatatttcattatctcgttaaaaaaatttagtacgTTTCTTCAATAAAAAATCTACTACATTTCTATTATAGTTCATTATATTCAATCACATTCAATCGCATTTCTTCTTGTCGTTGTTCCCTCAAtttcatttttgtcatttttcgTCACTTTTAATATGTTGTGTTCAGATATCGGTTTTTGACCAATCATTGAGCAAACATTAGGCTTCCAAATTTTCCGACCTTAAGTTATAAGGTCTTTCAAACTAAAAGTTTATGTCACTGTAACCGTTGAAACATGGCAAATTAGAAATTTGTTTGTCATTATAGAAAAAAGTGGATATATTTGTGTTTTTTGTCACTACCATCGTAAAATGTCAAAAGTTTCCTCATCAGCATCATTAAAATCAAAAGTAGTGTTAACATAATTCCCAAGTTCCTTACTGGAACTTGAAGATCTTCATGGTCGTTTCATTCATTCTCTTAATAAATGTTGCGCTTTAGTAAGTTTAGAAATAATATTACTGGTATATTGTGTTTCATGTGGAACAATTGTCCATCAtattttgtgttatatttattataaatatcatataaatGAGTTTTAATATTAAACAAAATCAATGATATATTAGGAACCGtttctgtaaggtccaaaatacaaTGACGTAATTCAagtgcatgcaaatctaggaaaaatgaaaaatgactaattaaatggttttaatggcatgaattaaatatggtgtgtatgtttaaaatgtacctttctacatgaatgcataaagctgtgtttttaaaggttattcgagacgcgatcgaagaacggagaccggggaccatATGAGGAAAAACTATTTTGTTAAAtagttatttttaattgtttaatgtgtgATGTATTctaaatgaaattttcgaaaataaggtgtttttatacgctgagtcatattttaaatcggtattcgattttcgacgaaaataggAACTTTTTCATAACTCGGCTAATATtctcacaaactttcctaaacaaaatattttaaatattaactaatgggcttaatggcaTATATACTTGGTTAATGGACCTAAGCTTACAcaatgtgttttaattaaaataaaaagccaAAAATCCTAACCTTAACACACACAACTACACGCCCCAACCCTCTAAAAAACACAAGGACTCTTCCATCAGCCAAGCAACACACACCACACGAGTTTGGAGAAGGAAACTcatgatttttgaaggaaaaattcagCAAGGCCTTCTTCGTCGATGTCCCTCACATCGTAAGTTGTTTTTCGTGCGTGAAATACgtaaaggcacaccttaatcttctttcaaacatctttcacaccatattgtgcatatttaattatgtttgcatgaaaaacaagataTGCACCGCTTGTATTTTCGTTTTAATGGGTAAATATGCATAAAATTAGagttttcattttctaaaactCTTGCTAAAAATGCACAAAGAGGCTGCCATGATAGGGGTatttgaagggatgtttttccacatgtttaagggtctcTAGGTGTACCTCTAAAATCTGGAAAAGTTAGGGTAAGAGGATGAACAAAAATAGGATTTTCATGGGACAAAGGCTTGCGTTTTTTGCCCTAGGAAGATGCAGGTCGTTAGCTGATGTAGATACATGATCATGGGTCCTATTAGGGTCTATTCATGGTCCTAGACAGCTCAATGGAAGGCTGGTGCGAAGCCTAGGAAGGAGACGCAAGCATGAAGTCGCGCATGGCCTTTATATCGCGCATGCTCTTACACACTCTGAATTATGTTTCAACAAAAGTACAAgtatgactgatcgggacagcgagccaagctctagcccgactattttatagatgggtggtgatacccctgTATGGGTCCGGGTCATTATTGACCCAGGATATTAATGAGATCAGCCTAGATCAAAGCTAATATGCCGGGTACCATCCTCAAAAGCCCGGGCACTACGCCTTTTCCCGGGTGATCAACCAACAGCCCGGGCTCGCGCACAATCATCCGGGTACCTTACTATCCGGGCCACCTTGAAACTTGCACCATACtcgagtgtgattgatacaagcagtctaatctgtcagaacaacttgggcttggagtgtcctagaagttatcagaagctacaagtatggctagccgacttgccatacttagtaggtgacATGAGGATCGAGGTACCTACCTcatttttctactataaatagcaggtattgaTGTCATTTATAGATTCTAAAATCTTTGAACTTTCAAGCATTTACATATTtcctctcaaatattgcttgtgttcatctgaaactcgctgacttaagcatcggagtggctacgtcggacacccctccggcgcccattcacgagttcctttcTTAGTTGCAGGTTTTGTTGCAGCCATTAccttcactcaaattcccaaaCACTAAAATTACTGATTTGATCTGTTGGAGCCCCttacccggctcatccatttcagcTAGGTCACAT
The sequence above is a segment of the Primulina tabacum isolate GXHZ01 chromosome 6, ASM2559414v2, whole genome shotgun sequence genome. Coding sequences within it:
- the LOC142549172 gene encoding kinesin-like protein KIN-13B; translated protein: MNAVGRQRSGVTGAHHLRQYSENFLETSSNGRWLQSAGLQHLQSSNNAVPPPIQDFGYYNGGDQGSRMYRSVQWQRTYGGGSDFLSEPLTPPGNPRQRKNGEESVSLNEYSPGLLDLHSFDTELLSEMPVPGLYDVPSMNHISRGRSFDDADSYFGNNKQAGKTRGLQEINVLKSLAVDNLKASSVAKIKVVVRKRPINKKELAKNEEDIIETFSNSLVVHETKLKVDLTEYLEKHEFVFDAVLNEEVSNDEVYHETVEPIVPIIFQRTKATCFAYGQTGSGKTYTMKPLPLKAVRDILRLMHHTYRNQGFQLFVSFFEIYGGKLFDLLSDRKKLCMREDGKQQVCIVGLQEYRVSDVETVKELIERGNATRSTGTTGANEESSRSHAILQLTVKRSADGSESKPARAVGKLSFIDLAGSERGADTTDNDKQTRMEGAEINKSLLALKECIRALDNDQGHIPFRGSKLTEVLRDSFVGNSRTVMISCISPNSGSCEHTLNTLRYADRVKSLSKGNSKRDVLSSTTNMKESTTQPLSSIMPPTSTFEDEAGNSWLEQTEKDEYEEDFYEQEKPSLKNSKAELLKFSTSDDKTKRANEPVKWKEPPKSEMTFSNSDDDLDALLKEEEDLVSAHRRQVEETMDLVREEMNLLVEADQPGNQLDDYISKLNTILSQKAAGILQLQNRLALFQKRLKEHNVLVSSGY